The genome window GGAAGATGCAAGGTTTGTTTCGACCTATGTAGACAAAAAATTCACCATGCCAATTCTTACTATTGCAGGGCGATACGGGGTTTCGGATAAGCTTTTTAAAGCAATGCGGCCAAAGGCGGATAACCTCAAGGGAGTCATTGCTGAAGATAGCGGCCATTTTGTGCCGGAAGAAGCATCGACATTTTTAGTAGAGCAGATAATGAATTTCCTTACACCTGCGCTCGAACCTGACTGAGCGTTGTTGCAACGGACTACGCTCCGCATCCGAACTTCGAGGTTATGGTATGCGCATCATGCCGAACACATTAAATCTATGTCCGAGGTCATCGAATCCAAGAATGGAAGGCAAAGTAAATCATCTCATGGCGTAACCGAGGCTATCCGGGCATTGGAGCGGTGAAATAGGGAGTCGCACAAACACAGGGTGGGATAGAAATCGATAGCTGACATTGTCACCCATCAAAAACGATCAGGGCGAGGTCAGCAACTAGCTAGGCCTTTTTGCAAACATCGCCGATTTGATCCAGCAACTGAACAATTTACAGCATAGCGCCCAATATGATCCGTTAACAGGGTTCCCCAATCAGATGTTGCTTGCCGACCGGGAAAAAATTGCCATCTGCCGCGCTTTATTATCTCGATCCCGATGGGTTCAAGCAGGTGAATGACCGCATGGGGCATGATGCCTGCGATTATTTGTTGCGCGAAATCACGCAACGCCTGCTGAAAGTGGTTCGCGGCAACGATACCGTCGCGCGTTCGGGCGGAAACGAGTTTGTTATTCTGTTTAGCGGACTCAAAGAACCGGAGGATAACACCGAGGAGTTGCGCCGCCTTTTGAAGGCTATTGAAACTCCGGTTCCAACCCGGCGAGAACTTGCAAATGCCGCCATTCATATCGTCTCTCCTCACAGTGGTTGGCATTGCCGGAAAATCATAAAAAAAGGCGGCGGGATTCCTGTCAGCCCGTCCAACTATGCAGGTGTCAACATGCTGCCGGATTAACTTCAATTATTGCACCGTTAGGCAGGGTTATGATTTTAAAGGATGTAGCTTCGTACTGAGAAAATAGCTGCGCGTCACGCATCTTCATTGCGAATTAATGGCTTGTCAATCAGCAGTTATTGAGAAATCCGTCTGACAATTGCCGGAAAGAGCAATCAAAGAAAATCTTCTTGTAATGATATAATCAGCGGCTTATATGTTTTGATCGCTCAATGTGTATAGGGAACGTAATAAATGACAAAAATCTACAATTTCGGCGCAGGACCTTCCATGTTGCCTGGCACCGTGCTGCAAAGGGCGCAGGAAGAGCTTCTCGACTGGCATGGCGCCGGTATTTCCGTTTTGGAAATGGGTCATAGAAGCCAGGTTTATACCGCCATCGCCGAAAAGGCCGAAGCCGATTTCCGCGAACTGCTGGATGTGCCTGCCGACTACAGGATATTGTTCTTACAGGGCGGCGCAACCGGGCAATTTTCCGCCGTTCCATTGAATTTGATGGGAGATAAGGCAAAAACCGCCTATTTGTTAACCGGCGTCTGG of Candidatus Methylospira mobilis contains these proteins:
- a CDS encoding diguanylate cyclase domain-containing protein yields the protein MPTGKKLPSAALYYLDPDGFKQVNDRMGHDACDYLLREITQRLLKVVRGNDTVARSGGNEFVILFSGLKEPEDNTEELRRLLKAIETPVPTRRELANAAIHIVSPHSGWHCRKIIKKGGGIPVSPSNYAGVNMLPD